The DNA window GGCGGGGACGGGGACGATATTCTCATCGGCGGGGCAGGCCGAAATACGCTTACCGGTGGCGCAGATCGCGATCGCTTCTACCTCACCAATATCAATCACAGAGCCGACACCATCACCGACTTCGACGACGATGTCGATCAGATCTATATCTCGCGATCGGGCTTCCGACTGCAAAACTCATCCCGTGGTGTCCTCGACCCCGAGCAGTTTCGTCTAGGCAGCGTTGCCAGAAACGAGAGCGATCGCTTCCTCTATAACCGCAGCACGGGGCAACTCTTTTTTGATGCCGACGGCAGTGGTCGGGGCGATCGCGTTTTGGTGGCCCGGTTGTCGAACAATGCTCAGCTCAGTCATAGCGATATTGTTCTCTTTTAGAGTCTCCTTATCCCCAACATCCCCCTTGCAAGGGATGTTGGGGAAGCCGTGAGGTCACAGGATCTGATCAATTACTGGATTTTATAGATCACCAATCTAAATAGATCACTAGATCACTGTGCTCCGCCATGGATGAACATACCAGAGGATGCCTCTTCTCCCTTTGCTCAAGAGAATCGTGGCGGAATCGCTGGGTATGGGATACCTAGGCGCTGGGGTGGCGCACCAACATGACTGGACAGTTGGCATAGACACGCACGTAGTCGGACAAGGACTGACCCAAGAGGCGATCGAGATCCGGAAGTCCCTTGGCGATCGATGGGCGGCGATCGGGGGAGCCCAGCATCAGCAAGTCAGCATTCAACGATTCTGCCAATTGGCAAATCCGTAGACCTGGCTTACCTTCTGGTGCTTCACAGCGATATTTGATGCCATACTGCTTAGCCTTAGCGATCGCTGGTGCTAGCACCGGATCCTGTTCGCCCCGAGTTGAGAGCTGCTCATCTAGCTTAGAGGTCAAGTCGGGGTTGGCATGTACCAAAATCAACTGCCCGCCGGTCACATCCCGCAGGAGAGCGATCGCCACATCCAAACATTCCTGAGCAGCCGCGGATTTATCCACAGCCACCAAGATGGTTTTGATGCGCTTCACATAGATATCGTCTTTGACCAACAGCATGGGACGACCCGCAAGCTGGAAGACGTATTGGCTCACAGAGTTTTCCAGAATAGACTGAAGGCGCTTCAGTCCCCGAGAGCCCATGATGATTAAATCAGCATCGATCTCATCGGCAACCCGACAGACGATATCCTTAGGATCGCCCTCGCGCAGCATAGCCGTCGTTTTGTCAGGATCCAGTTGCAGCGACTGGATGGAGCGTGCCAATACTTTGCCGCCCTCTTCCCATTTCGCCGTCATGCCCTCGGCCGTGACCTGGGATGAGACAACGTGGAGAACCGTCACAGAGGCTTTTTGAATGATGGGCAGATCCATCAAGGATTTGAGCATGGCCTCTGCTTGGCCGGTACCGGAATCTGCAAGTAGGATTTTTTCTATCATGGTTCCTCCTTTGG is part of the Leptolyngbya sp. CCY15150 genome and encodes:
- a CDS encoding universal stress protein; its protein translation is MIEKILLADSGTGQAEAMLKSLMDLPIIQKASVTVLHVVSSQVTAEGMTAKWEEGGKVLARSIQSLQLDPDKTTAMLREGDPKDIVCRVADEIDADLIIMGSRGLKRLQSILENSVSQYVFQLAGRPMLLVKDDIYVKRIKTILVAVDKSAAAQECLDVAIALLRDVTGGQLILVHANPDLTSKLDEQLSTRGEQDPVLAPAIAKAKQYGIKYRCEAPEGKPGLRICQLAESLNADLLMLGSPDRRPSIAKGLPDLDRLLGQSLSDYVRVYANCPVMLVRHPSA